The Triticum aestivum cultivar Chinese Spring chromosome 7B, IWGSC CS RefSeq v2.1, whole genome shotgun sequence genome window below encodes:
- the LOC123161278 gene encoding peroxidase 1-like yields MAVRYLLLPLALLALAATSAAVAQLEIGFYRKTCPDAEKIVRGEMAKIIAAAPSLAGPLLRLHFHDCFVRGCDASVLLESTDGNMAEKDAKPNKSLRGFGSVERVKAKLEAACPGIVSCADVLTLMSRDAVVLAKGPSWPVALGRRDGRVSRATEASKELPPASGDVPLLAKIFASKGLDLKDLVVLSGAHTLGTAHCPSFADRLYNGTGENDAYGLVDPSLDSEYADKLRLKCKSVDDRTMLSEMDPGSFKTFDTSYYRHVAKRRGLFRSDAALLFDNTTRDYVQRIATGMFDGEFFKDFSASMIKMGDVDVVTGAEGEIRKKCYAPN; encoded by the exons ATGGCGGTCAGGTATTTGCTGCTCCCTCTGGCCCTGCTGGCTCTCGCAGCTACCTCGGCTGCGGTGGCTCAGCTGGAGATCGGCTTCTACAGAAAAACATGCCCGGACGCCGAGAAGATCGTCCGCGGGGAGATGGCCAAGATCATCGCCGCTGCGCCCAGCCTCGCCGGCCCGCTCCTCCGTCTCCATTTTCACGACTGCTTCGTCAGG GGTTGTGACGCCTCTGTCCTGCTGGAATCGACCGACGGCAACATGGCGGAGAAGGACGCCAAGCCGAATAAGAGCCTGCGAGGGTTCGGCTCCGTCGAGCGCGTGAAGGCCAAGCTCGAGGCCGCGTGCCCGGGTATCGTCTCCTGCGCTGACGTCCTTACCCTCATGTCCCGTGACGCCGTCGTGCTGGCCAAGGGTCCGTCCTGGCCGGTGGCTTTGGGCAGGAGAGACGGCAGAGTGTCCAGGGCCACGGAGGCTAGCAAAGAGCTGCCCCCGGCCTCCGGCGATGTCCCTCTGCTCGCCAAGATCTTCGCCTCCAAGGGCCTCGACCTCAAGGACCTCGTCGTCCTCTCCGGCGCCCACACGCTCGGCACGGCGCACTGCCCGTCCTTCGCCGACCGGCTCTACAACGGCACCGGCGAGAACGATGCCTATGGCCTCGTCGACCCATCTCTGGACAGCGAATACGCCGACAAGCTAAGGCTCAAGTGCAAGAGCGTTGATGACCGTACTATGCTGTCGGAGATGGACCCCGGGAGCTTCAAGACCTTCGACACCAGCTACTATCGCCACGTCGCCAAGCGGAGGGGCCTCTTCCGCTCCGATGCCGCGCTCCTCTTCGACAACACCACCAG GGACTACGTCCAGCGCATCGCCACCGGCATGTTCGACGGCGAGTTCTTTAAGGACTTCAGCGCGTCCATGATCAAGATGGGCGACGTCGACGTAGTCACCGGGGCCGAGGGAGAGATCAGGAAGAAGTGCTACGCCCCCAATTAG